One Thermosphaera aggregans DNA segment encodes these proteins:
- the tpiA gene encoding triose-phosphate isomerase, with product MRVSGLKPIIAVNYKAYHPHSFGENALRIARDARRVWEETGVEIILAPPFTEIHRVLKEVEGSGVKVFAQHADPVEPGAVTGYIPVEGLKEAGVQGVILNHSEHRLKIADINMLIAKARRLGLKTLACADVPETGAAIALLKPDMIAVEPPELIGTGVSVSKAKPEVITNSVSMIRSVNKEVLILTGAGITTGEDVYQAIKLGTIGVLVASGIVKAKDPYSVMKDMALNALKALA from the coding sequence ATGAGGGTGTCTGGCTTGAAGCCTATAATAGCTGTAAACTACAAGGCATACCACCCCCACAGCTTCGGCGAGAACGCTCTGCGAATAGCAAGGGATGCGAGAAGGGTTTGGGAGGAAACCGGTGTTGAGATTATTCTAGCACCCCCGTTCACCGAGATACACCGTGTCCTGAAAGAGGTTGAGGGGTCAGGGGTTAAGGTTTTCGCGCAGCACGCAGACCCTGTTGAGCCAGGGGCTGTAACAGGCTACATACCGGTTGAAGGGTTGAAGGAGGCTGGGGTTCAAGGAGTAATATTAAACCACAGCGAGCACAGGCTTAAGATTGCTGACATAAACATGCTGATAGCCAAGGCTAGGAGGCTCGGATTGAAAACCCTTGCCTGCGCAGACGTGCCTGAAACCGGTGCCGCTATAGCGTTGCTGAAGCCTGATATGATAGCTGTCGAACCCCCCGAGCTAATAGGCACAGGGGTAAGCGTGAGCAAGGCCAAGCCCGAGGTGATAACCAACAGCGTGTCAATGATCAGGAGCGTTAACAAGGAGGTTTTAATCCTGACAGGAGCAGGCATAACCACAGGGGAGGACGTATACCAGGCAATCAAGCTGGGAACAATCGGTGTTCTCGTAGCATCAGGCATCGTGAAGGCTAAAGACCCCTACAGCGTCATGAAGGATATGGCTCTCAACGCGTTGAAAGCCCTCGCCTAA